One Bythopirellula goksoeyrii genomic window, CACTTGGCCGCCAACTCACTTGGAGGGATATCTTTCAGACTGCCGCCATATCCGCCGATTGGCGTTCTCGCACCACTCACTACGACTACTTCCCTTGTCATCTTTACCTCCCGTTCATACATGAATTAGGTGATTTGCTTGGTGGTACCTCCTGTTGCATTGTTTGTGCCGGAAAACCAGTCTGAGGAAATGATGTGTATATAAGGCCGCTGGTTAGGAGGCTCAGAACACTAGATCGTGAATCAGCGGTTGGGGAAGACAGAGATTATTCAGGCATCCTTCCCATTGCCTAAGAACACCATCATCAATCGAAGTAAAAAATTCTTCGCAGACGCAGCATGGAGGCGGAAAAGTCGGAGTAGAAAAGTGTATCCAAATGCCGTAAGAGTGAGCGAATCCGCACACCTGCTCTATCCAATTGCTTTCCGAGAACTTTTTTCTAGAGAGAGATTTCCTCGCCTGTCGAGTGCAGTCGAACGGTTTTGAGCTTGAGGTCGTGGTACGCCTCGATATGGCGAACGGTTCTGTTGCGGGCACGCATCAAGATTGAATGGGTGACACAATGGCTGTCTCGATAGTTGATTCCCCTCAACATGGGGGAATCGCTGATACCTGTGGCGGCAAAGATCAAGTTATCCCCAGGAGCCATATCGTTGACATTCCATACTTTGTTTAGGTCGGCCTCTGAGCAGTTCTCCTCAGTTAAAAGTCGATTACGCTCTTGCTCATCCTTGGGCCAAATGCGGCAGAATTGCTGTCCCCCAAGGCATTTAATCGCCGCCGCTGCGATAACTGCCTCGGGACTTCCGCCGATGCCGACATAGGCGTCGACTCCCGAATCGGGAAGACTTGGAGCAATGGCGGCAGCGACATCTCCATCAGAGATAAGCCTTACCCGGCAACCAATTTCTCGCAGGTTTTTTATAATTTCGTCGTGCCGCGGTCGATCAAGAACCACGACGACCAAGTCTCGGACTCGCTTGTGAAGCTGGCCTGCGACGATGCTTAAATTGGTTTCCAGTGGGGCATCCAATTGGACACGAACGTCACTTTCAGTGACAGCCTGCCCTACAGCGAATTTCTCCATATAGTGCGAAGGTATAGAGGGAAATAGTTTACGAGGATCGTCATCCGGTGATTTGCAGGTGGCGACAGCCAGCACCGATATCGCACCAGGCAATCCCTTGGCGGTGAGTGTCGTGCCATCGATGGGATCCAAGGCAATGGCCGCAGGAATCGCACCTTCCTGCCATGCTCCTAGTTTTTCATCGGTGAAAATACCTGGTGCATCGTCCTTTCTTCCTTCTCCGATTCGGACCAGGCCCTGGCAATCAATCAAGGAGAACATCCCCCGGATCGCATCAGAGGCAGCATAGTCGGCTTGGTTTTTATCACCCTTTCCGAAATACTTCCATGCTGCCAGTGCGGCATTTTCGGTACAACGTACTAAATCCAAGTCAAATATTCGCTCTGGGTCATGGCGTCGTTGATTCATGATCTCTTGCTCGCTAAATGTGACGTTGAGTGTTCAATCGTGAAATCATTTTCGAGACACTGCAAGAATGGAGAAAAGATATAAAGCATTTTGCGTGCCTTTATCTTCAGGATAGATTGTGTAGAAACCTTGACAAGCAGTGAGACAATATTAAAGTGGCAATCACTAGTCTAATAGACTGGTTCGTCAAAGTGTTTTTCGGTTTACCAGAGTTGGAGTCAATTCACATCTCATGTCCTCTACTCTAGTTTTGACTTCGTTGAACTATCTGGTCCAAAAGAGGCACTTATTCTCTTATCGAAAATCCCTTCGACTGATTTTTTTGTTTCTGCTCGTAAGTTGCACCGGCTGCCGCCGCGAGGCTCCCCCTAGTTTTTCTCCGGGTGCTGAGGTGCGGGAATTGACTGCAGGCTTAGA contains:
- the glpX gene encoding class II fructose-bisphosphatase: MNQRRHDPERIFDLDLVRCTENAALAAWKYFGKGDKNQADYAASDAIRGMFSLIDCQGLVRIGEGRKDDAPGIFTDEKLGAWQEGAIPAAIALDPIDGTTLTAKGLPGAISVLAVATCKSPDDDPRKLFPSIPSHYMEKFAVGQAVTESDVRVQLDAPLETNLSIVAGQLHKRVRDLVVVVLDRPRHDEIIKNLREIGCRVRLISDGDVAAAIAPSLPDSGVDAYVGIGGSPEAVIAAAAIKCLGGQQFCRIWPKDEQERNRLLTEENCSEADLNKVWNVNDMAPGDNLIFAATGISDSPMLRGINYRDSHCVTHSILMRARNRTVRHIEAYHDLKLKTVRLHSTGEEISL